The sequence GCTTCAATAAGTTTTATGCCAAAGAAATCGTGATGAATGATTGGCATATTTACTTTTATTCTTTCTCGATGGTTTTAGCGGTTACCTTGATTTCCGGATTAATTCCAGCAATCTATTTATCAAATTTCAAAGCTATTGAAACTTTGAAAGGAAATTTCGCCAGAAGCAAACACGGCGTTTGGTTGAGAAATGGAATCCTGACCTTGCAATTAATTATTTCTTCATTTTTCATTATAGGAGGTTTAGTTGTAAACTCACAAGTAAAATATATGATGGATAAAGACCTTGGTTTTAGTGGGAAGCAAATATTGTATGTTAATTTTAGCGAGAACGTAGAAAAACCTTGGCTGAAATATGAACGTTTGAAAAATGAGTTAAGTAAAATTGAAGGTGTTGAAAGTATTTCTTTCGGAGAAGCAGTTCCCGGAAGTGGCAGATTCAGCAGCTCAAACGTAGATTTTAGAGATAAAAGTATCAATGCTCAACACGGTTCTATGGATTTTGATTATCTCCAATTTATGAATGTAAAACTGAAAAAAGGACGCTGGCTGAATCCTAATTTAGCTTCCGATACAATTGCAAATGTTATGGTAAACGAAGCTTTTGTTAAGAAATTTGGATGGACAGATGATGAAGCTTTGACAAATGAAATTCGTCCGGGTTTTGATAACAAACCGTATCATATTGTAGGAATTGTGAACGATTTTAATATTTGGAATCCGAAAAGTACGGTGGAACCAATCACATTTTTCCATTATAAAGAAACTACTTGGAAAAGATTTGGGGTGTATAACATTCAATTAAAATTAAAGCCTGATGACATCGATGGAACGATAAAAAGACTCAAATCTTACTGGCAGAAAAATGTAGAGCCAGGCTATCCTTTCGATTCTTATTTTATTGATAAAAAATTTGCCGAGAGTTTTGTAAAATATCAGAAACAACAAACACTTTTTACAATCTTAAATGCAATGGTTTTGATGGTGGCTTTACTTGGATTATTCGCTTTGTCGTCATTAATGATTGAACAGAAGTTGAAAGATGTTGCCATCAGAAAAACGCTAGGCGCATCCGACAAAACCCTGATTTTTGGTTTGACGAAACAGTTTCTTTGGATTACGTTAATCGCTGTGATCATTAGTATTCCGATCAGTTATTATCTGATGAACGAATGGCTGAAGGACTTCGCTTACCGAATCGATATGCCCATCTTACCATTCATTCTCAGCCTTTTGGTTTTACTTCTGCTAACGTTTACTGTTGTAAGCATCAAAGCCTACCAAGCTACTAAAGTGAATCTGATAAAATATCTGAAGTACGAGTAAAATTTGTTAATAGTTGTCGGTTGATAGTTAATGGAGGTTATTCTCAAAAACCATCAACTGACAACCAAAAACCAACAACTATGTTAAAAAACTGGCTTAAGATAGCATTAATCAACTATAGAAAAAACTGGCTTTCCACAATCATCAATATTTTGGGGTTAAGTGTTGGTTTGTGTGTTTTTCTATTGATTTTTATTCATTGGCAGGACGAAAAATCTTATGAAGACTGG comes from Chryseobacterium sp. 3008163 and encodes:
- a CDS encoding ABC transporter permease is translated as MLNNWLKIAFINYKKNWLSTIINLFGLTIGLTGFMLILMHWNDEESFEKWNPKKDQIYGIQSYYKKDNTYGSNISIPMAERAAKLIPEVKDFVLFSSSGMGFKMTTKNKTVYQQDGIATSENFFNFFPFKLISGSFKDALKSGNAVALSTTSAKNIFGKTNVAGESVKFNGKNYAVTAVYELPKENTIIKPEFIILAYEQIKNDKEAWGSFNYGCFFMLKNDADIVAVQNKLVKEVFEHRAKLNEEGAPGVTVEKYMELYGPNTCELIPLDKLKLHAKAYWFGNGDLQIMMILLTLSILIVILSAINFINLKTAQASQRAKEIGIRKAIGSTKSSLVLQFLLETFIICFASYLLSLALTELLLPSFNKFYAKEIVMNDWHIYFYSFSMVLAVTLISGLIPAIYLSNFKAIETLKGNFARSKHGVWLRNGILTLQLIISSFFIIGGLVVNSQVKYMMDKDLGFSGKQILYVNFSENVEKPWLKYERLKNELSKIEGVESISFGEAVPGSGRFSSSNVDFRDKSINAQHGSMDFDYLQFMNVKLKKGRWLNPNLASDTIANVMVNEAFVKKFGWTDDEALTNEIRPGFDNKPYHIVGIVNDFNIWNPKSTVEPITFFHYKETTWKRFGVYNIQLKLKPDDIDGTIKRLKSYWQKNVEPGYPFDSYFIDKKFAESFVKYQKQQTLFTILNAMVLMVALLGLFALSSLMIEQKLKDVAIRKTLGASDKTLIFGLTKQFLWITLIAVIISIPISYYLMNEWLKDFAYRIDMPILPFILSLLVLLLLTFTVVSIKAYQATKVNLIKYLKYE